The Desulfatibacillum aliphaticivorans DSM 15576 DNA window GGCCACGATGACCGGGCCTGAGTCCTGGGGCGGAAGGCTATGCAGCGGCGCGTCCGACATGCTTCGAGCGTGATCCGCCAAAAAGTCGTACTTGGCGTTTCCATTGACGGCGATCCTGTCGGGCGGCGCGCCCATGGCTTTGATGCGCTGCGCATCATCAAGGCTTATCATGGAGAAGGCTGACATAGCTCCAAGAATTTCGGTAAAAAAGGATTTAACTCGCAGATAGGACTTGATGGAGCGGGAGGATATGCGGCCGTTGGCCATGACGGTGGGAATCCCCATGTTCGCGGCCTGCAGGATCCATTGAGGCCAGAGCTCCGTTTCCAGCAAAACCAGGACGTCGGGCCGAAACCAACGCAGGGCTTTTTGAACCGGGGCTTTGAAATCCAACGGAGCGTAGACTGCGGCGGCGCTGTCTCCGAACAAGACCCGCGCCCGTTCCCGGCCGAAGTGAGTGCCTGCGGAGATTACAAAACCCGCTTCCGGCGCCATGGCTTTTAAGGCGTCGCTGACTGCCTTGGCGACCCCGACTTCCCCCACGGATGACGCGTGCATCCAGATTTTCGGCTTGCCCTCGGCTTGCGCTCGGGTGCGGCCCGGATATAGCCCGAGCCGCTGGGAAAAATCCTCGGGCGTTTTGGAAACAAGTCTTGAGTAGCCCCAGAACAAGGGGGCCCCGTAAATAAAAAGGCCTTCCGTCGCCAAAGAATACAACTGGCTGACAGGCCCCCCCGCAGTTGTTGTCCGCCTCGCTGATTTAAGCAAGTCAGTAAGGCCTTTCGTTGGGTGTTCCGGTGATGGAAAAAACGCTTTTAGGCTCCGGCTTGGGAACCTGGACAAACCGCCCTCTTTCGATCTTGAGCAGATACAGGTCTTTATCCACTTCTCCGGTCTCGTCAAAGAAGGTCCTTCCGGTCACGCCGTGAAAATCCGCCTGCGACAGCGCATGGCGCAAAGATTCCCTGCTGTAAACCTGGGGCTGACTCATAAGCTCCAAGGTCAGGTTGGCGGAATCGTAGCCAAGGGCCTCGAGAAATCCCGGACTGCTTCCGTACGTGTCTTCGTACAGGGAAATAAACTCCCTGACTTTGGGATCCGGGCTTTGCTTAAAGAAAATGTCCGGCATAACAGCCCCATTGGCGTAAACGCCGCCGATGTCAATCAGTTTAGGAGAGTGCCACAGGTTGGGCCCCATAAGCAGCACGCCATTGACGTCATGAAATTTCAATTGGGGCATAACCAGTCCGGACACGCTGGGGGAGTCAGGCATATAAAGCACGTCAAAATCAATAATGGGGTCCGGCTCCTCATCGCCCTTGGAGGCTGCCTCTTCATCCAACTCTTCCTCTATAGCCGGCGTTTCTTCCTCCACCTCAGGGCGGTCGTAATACAAACCCACCAGTTTTTTGATGGGATCGGCAAAATCCGTTTGCTTGGGCTCGTAGGACTCCACGCCGGTAACCATGCCGCCCTGGCGAACCACTTCCTGCCAGAAGATGGACATGTTGGCGCGGCCGTAATCGTCATTGGGGAAGAGGATCGCAAAACGGTTCAAACCCAGTGTCTCGCGGGCGTAGGTTACCAAGGTCCTGGCTTGCATGGGCAAGGTGAGGTAATTTCTGAACAGATAGCCGCCCTGCTCGGCCACGGATTGCTTTTGAGTGAAAACGATGGACGGGACGCCGAACTCTTTCGCCGGCGCCATGACGGCGTCAGCGGCCAGCATAGGACCGATGACCAGGGACACGTTTTGTTCTGCAAGCTCTCGAAAGCCCTGGGCCGCCATAATGGGGTCGCCCTGAGTGTCCCGCACTTCCATCCGGTATGCGCGGCCTGGATTGGTCACGTTGTGAAGGCTGATCGCCATCTCAATGCCGGACAGAAGCTGATTGCCAAAGCGCTCATAAGGCCCTGAAAGGGGAAGCAGGACGCCGATGGCGCTTTGCTGGAACCCTTCCATTTGCTTCAGGTCATCCAACAGCACCTGGGCTTCCCCCGCCGTTTGCTGATCCGGGCAATCGGCCAGCAGTTTTTCCAGGGTTTCCTGGGCTTGGGTCCATTGCTCTCCGCCGATTTCCTGGTGGGCCAGCTTTAAGGCCAGCAACCCTTTGACGGAGCAATCCCCGCTTTTTCCCAAAATCGTTTCAGCTTGGGAAAAACTGAGAAGATCCAGGACCTTTTCCATTTTCATGAAAAGGAGGTCTTTTTCCCCAGCCCGGGCTTGAGAATGGGCCTTCATGTACGAGTCCAGCGCTTTTTCCGCCTCGCCCCAGGACATATAGACATCGCCTAGCAAAGAGAGAGCCCGGACTCTTTCCTGGGCGGTCTTGGAGGAGGAGGCCATCTGCCTGAGCATGGGGATAAGGGCTTCGTAACGCTCTTCCTTATAGTAGGTGTTCAGGATTCCCCATCTGGCGTCCGTTACCATGGCGGAGGCGGGGTATTTGGCCAGAATCTTCCTGTAAGCATCCCGCGCCTTCTCGTATTTTTGATTATCCACGGCCATCTGGGCGATCTGCAACCACGCTGCTGGCGCAAGGGCGCTCCTGGGATACTTGGTCAGGTACTGCTGATAAAGCCGTTCCGCATAAGCATATTGCTTGGCTGCATACATTTTTTCGGCCTTGGCGAAAAGCTGCTCATCCCCTCTTTGGGTTGCTGCAGGACGGGTGCTCTTACCGGGGAGGATTTTTTTGCCGCCGCAGGACGTTGCGGCCAGCAGGACCGCTATCAACAAACAACATAGGCGGGCAGCCCTTTTTATGTTTCCCATTTTTGCTTGCATAGCCCTATCTATAATCCGAAAAAAGGTTTACAGCCGTGCGCGGCCTGGTAAGCCGGCCCTGGCCGTCCAACCCAACCGGTTTATTGCCGGCCGAGAATGTCTTCCATTTCCACAAGCATCTTGATGTGGACGTCCGCCTCAAGATTGGGGTTGGCCACAGCGACAAACTTTACCCCGGCTGTTCGGGCGGCCTGCTCATCAACCACCGAGTCTCCGAGGTACGCCACCTGGTCCCCGGACAGGGAATAGGCCTCCATGATCTTGTAAAGCTGTCCCGGATCCGGCTTGGGGGCCTTGACGTCCATGGACGTCACCACCAAATCGAAAAAGCCCGTCAGCCCGTGCTCCGATATGACGGCGTCCATCGTATTGGTCCGGTTGGTTGCAACGGCCAAGTGATAGTTTGGCTTCAACCAGGTGAGCAAATGCATCAGGTACGGTTCCATGCGCATAAGCCGCACAAAAGGAAAATAGGTCAGGTCCTTTGCCGCCTGGAGGGCTTTTTTCAGGCCTTCCCCGGAGCCGAAAAGGCGTTCCAGGGTTTCGAAGGCCGTATGCATATGGGCGTACGCGAAGTCCTGCTCATCCATGGGAGGCTTTCCGAACCGGGCCAGCACGGCGTCGTAGTACCGGCGATTAGCCTCCGCAGAATCGAACATAACGCCGTCGCAATCAAAAACAACCGCTTTTATATTATTCCCTAACGGGTTTGTTTCCTTCTCCAAATCAAGTCTGTTCCTTAGGCTCCATCCGCTTAATTACGGAGGGTTTTTTGTCGGTAAAATTGCCGTAGACGCGAACCTCCAGCTTGGGCCTGACAGGGCTGTCCGTATGCACATAAACGGAGCCCATGTATCGGCCTTGGGGTTTGGGATCGGTTACGGTCAGAATCCAGCCTTTTCGGCTGCCGTGAGCGTAGTCTTCCAGTTTGTATGAAAACCTGGCGTTTTTTGACGCCGAAAGGTCCGTGATTTTAAACGGATACTCTTCTATGGGGACAATTTTCACGGAGCCGACGGCGCCGGAATCCTGTATGCTCTCTTTGTTTAAACTGACGCTTAAGGGCGAAATCTTGGCGAACCGGATAACCTTGCCGGAAATTCTCAGGGCAACCTTGGGATTGGCCGGGGCGTTGCTCATGACGTAAACCACCTTGCGCATGGTAGATCCGCCGTACCCTCGCGTATTGACCCGTATTTCCACGCTTCCTTTTTCCCCGGGGGCTGTGCGCCGGGTATAGGATGTTGTGGTGCATCCGCATGTGACTTTCACCTGGTTGATTTCAAGAACGCTGTTTCCTGTATTGGTGAAAAAGAACTTATGGGTGACCAAGTCGTTGTCCAGGGCTTTTTCAAAATCAAACGAGGTTGCATCAAATGCAATGGCGGGGCCGTCCGCCGCAGGGCGCGGTGCATCAGCGGCCGAGGCCGGGTGGATGCAAACGAGGGGCAGCAAAGCAACAAAAACGCCAATTCTAAAAAAAACTCTTTTCACTTCCATGCCAAAGGCCTCCAAGAGCCAGCCTGCTAAAAATTCGCGCCTGATGCGCCCGCAGGACACTTTAAAAAACAATGGTCCTGCTTGTCAACCCGGCGCGCCGGCCGGTTTGGCGCGTCGGGAGGAGGGCTGCACATAAGGAGGGCTGCCTGGTTTTGGGCGGCCAAGTCATGGGGATGCATTTTACAAGGTCAGTTTTTCGGCGGCGGGGCCGGCGACTGAGCCTGGGATAGCTTTTTTTTGAAAAAATTGCCGTACACCCTGACCTCCAACTGAGGCCGAATCTTGTTATCCGTATGGAGATACACCGTTCCGGTATAACGTCCTTGCGGATCCGGGTCCGTCACCTTTAAAATCCAGCCGGTTTCGCCTTCCTTGTCCATCTTCTCCAGTTCGTAGGTGAACTTGGCGTTCGCCGTGGCTGTCGTCCTCACAATATCAAAGGGATACTTGTCCAGGGATTTGATGACGGCCTGTCCTGAAATTGGCTCGCCGGCATCTCCTCTAAGGGATATGGTCGCAGGCTTGATGTCAGCAAACGCAGCCACCGGACCGGAAACCTTTAACACGACTTCCGGATTCTTGGGATCATTGGTAATAACCCGCATCGTTTTATGCAGAGTTCTTCCCGCATAACCTTTGGTGTTGACCCTGATTTCCACTTTGCCTTCCCCGCCCGGGGAAGTGCTCCTCGTAAACGAGGTAGCTGTGCACCCTCAACCCACCTTGACTTGCTTAATCTCCAGGTTTTGGGTTCCGGTGTTTTTAAAAATGTATTGGTGGGTGATCAGGTCGCCTTCCAGAACCGATTCAAACTTGTATTCCGTGGATGCGAAGGTGATGGCGGGAGCTTCCTTGGGGACGTCCGCGCCTTCTTCCGCGGCCAAAAGGGGAGCGCCGCACAGAAAAAATACCATTGCTGCACAGACAATGGTTTTTTTAAATAAACCTGCTGCTTTCATTGTGAGAATCTCCTGAGATGCCATGCTTCAATATTCCTCTTTCGCTGACCGGACTAAGTTTAAGAGCATTCCTTCAGCTTGTCAACCGTCGGCGGGATAGCTTGGAAAGGAAAACAATCTTTAACAGGGCGAAAAAAAATGATACACTAGATGCATGCAGAATCTTTTGATCAAGGATCCGTCCATGAAAGAATTGTCCGCCATTACAAAATGTTGTATCTGGGTTTGGTCAGCGCTTATTATACTGGCCGTTTCCGGTTGTTCATCATCGCCTGCGCGCTACTCCCCCCCGGCCGGGCCCGGGCCTCAGACCGTGTTCATTGCGGAAAGGGATTATCAGACCACGTGGAACGCCTTGATGCGAGCCTTGGAGCAAACACCCGGCGCCGAAATATGGTACAAGGCCAATGAAGAAGGAAAAGTGACGTTGCGGGACGCTGAAGTTCCGGTTTTCGGAAATTGCCTGTGCGGGACCGTGGGAGGCGCCCCGCTGAGAGGTTTGGTCGCCAGATCCGTCACCATTGACCTGGGCCGGGAAGCGCCCCAGCTCACTCGCATTAGAATACACTGCTCTTACAAGCTCCCTTTTTCGTGGCCCAACGTGTACGGCAGGTCATCCATGCAGCAGGATATCGAATGCATATCCACCGGACGCTTTGAACAGGAACTCTTTGATAGAACCGCCAGATTCCTTTATCCTCAATGATGTTTATCAACTTCCGCTCTTATTGACCTGCCTTGCAAAAGCCCGAATGCCCAGCAGGGCGTCAACGCCGGATATGGGCTGTTGAGGCCCAATCGTCTTGGCCCTCCGGTCCATGGATTCCAGCATGCCGTTCTGCAGGGCGATCATCATGGATTCCAGACAATCCTCATTGTCCGTCATATCGGAAAAGGGGGAAGTCTCCACCGTCTCCGGCGACAGCCGGCGGCTTTCTCCCAGGCCTTTTTTAAGCATGGCCGCCATAACGCCTGCATATTGGCAGCGGGTTACCTTATCCTCGGGCCGGAACGCCCCTTTTTCATCCACTTCCATCCCCGGAACGCCCATGGCAATGGCCAGCCCGATTTCCTCCAAATAAGGATGCCCTTTGACATCCGCGGGAAGGGCGGCTGTGCGGCCCGATGCCAGGAACGCGGCTTTGCCCTCTTGTATCAGCAAATAGGAAAATTCAGCGCGGGTGATGAAGGGCTTTAAAACAATTTTCTTTCCGGCCTCCGTGGCAGGCTTCGCCTCGACAATCTCCTTGATATGGGCCAGGGCCTCTTTCGCCTTTTTATTAAGAAAGGGGTCGTTGGAGTAGTCGCGAACATCGTCAAAAAACTCTTTGGCGCGATCCAGATCGCTTACGCTTTTATAAGCCGCGCCTGTGTAATACCAAAGTGCGGCGTTTTGGGAATCAATTTGCCGGGCCTGCCGATACGTTTTTTCAACCAGAGACAGCCAGTTAGCATCCAGTTTTTCTCGGCAGCCGGAATATACCCGAATAAAGCCGATCAGGACTTGAACGCGTTCGTCATCGTTATGGGCCAGGCTTTCGGCCTGTTGCATCAAAGCCAGGCCTGAAGGGCAATTTTGATCGAGGCTCGCCAGAATTCCCAGGCCGATATAGGCGGGAGCGAATGCAGGGTCCAACTCCCTGGCTCTTTGGAACTCCCTTAATGCGGAGTCATATTTTTCTGACTGCAGAAAAACACTTCCCGCGATAACGTGATGCCTGGGAGTGTCCAACTCCGCCTGGGAAGTCCTATCGCGATGTTTGCACGCTGACGGGAAAAAAACAAGGCAAGCAAGAACCGTTAGAACCAACCAAGGTTGACTCCTTTTCATAATGCCTCCTGAATAGCATCTAACCCTAATTCCGGGTTTGACCGTTAGTCCAACACGATAATAACCCGGCACTGCTTTAAAAAAGACAGATTCTCGGACGTCCCCCGGATGAGGTCTGCATCCGCCTTGCTGATTATAATGTCGGATTTCCCGGGATTGGCGATTTTCACGCCTTTCACGATCAGGGGCCTCCCCTCTACGCGCCGGTCCTTTTCCGCAACGGTCATTTCCTTGGTGAACCCCGCCATTCCCTGATGAACGGCGAACTCTCTGCTTACATAATTGCTGCCAAAGACTTCTTTCTCGTCTTCGTCCAATATCACGGGAGCCATGGAGGGATTCAAGCCAAGGCCCCGGGCGTCCACCACCATGCCAGTGTAGATTTTGGAGTCAGGATCAACTTCGGCCGGGCCCTCCGCCCCCTCGGCGGCGCCCGCCGGAGCGGTTGCGGCCTGGGAATGGTTACTGGACGAAACCGCTTTAACGTCGGGCACTGTCCTGTATTCCGAAGGAAGAAACAATTGGGTGAACCCGCCCAACAAAGGCATGCGCAACGATACCTCTACCGTCCCGTCGGAAAGGTATTCCCTGTGCACCATCTTGGCGCCTTTGACCATGCTGATTATTTGATCCAGAATTTCTTCATTGGAGTCTATGGAATCGTCCACAATGCGGGTTGATTGAATGCGAACCGATTTGGCCGTCTTTAACAAATTGTCGTATGCGGCTATTTGAGCGCCCCTGATAGCCATGGAGCGCGCTTGGGGCTTGCCGTAAAACTTCTCGTATTCTTCGGGAGGAACGCCTGTTCCTTTGGCTTCAATATACCCCTGGGACCAATTGATCACCCCTTCCAAGCCCACGTGTTCGATCACGTCTTCAAAAGGCTTGGCTATGCCGGAGCCCGTAAGGGCGCCCGCCAGGACCAGAAGCGCCAGGACAACCACCCTGACAGCCGCATATTGAAATCTCATGAACTCCTCCTCCGGACGCGCACCTCGAATACCTCCAGGTTTCGGCAGTATACCACAATTATAGAAAATCATCCATGAACAACGCAGAGTTATCGCTTTTGCTTTCGTCGCTGTTCCATTTCCAGGGCCAATCAAAATCCCATTTTTATCAGGTTAATCCTAGCCGCCCTCAAAATGCAAGGGATAACCCGCTTTTGTGTTCTGGATGGGAGAAGGGCGGACGAAACTCATTTCCGCCTTTAAAATGGGGGAAACCGGGGCGCACAGGGGCGAAACGCCGAAACCCGTCGCAAAACGGGTTTCGGGATGCGTCATTTTTTTCCCCAAACGCGGCGGCTTGGCTCCGCCGCCTGGATTATTTACTGGTCATGGTGTAGGCCCCGTTCCAATCCTTGGCCGGCGGGGTCTTGAAATATTCGATGCAGCGTTTTTTCATGGTCAGGCTGGGGGGGTCTCCCGGGTCAAAGGCCAGGGCTTTGTCAAAATGCCCCACCGCCTCTTTCCATTGCTGCTGGCGATACGCGGCCAAACCGTTGGCGTAATGCTCGATCATCTGTTCCATATGGTTATCCACTTCGCCGGTAAGGCCGAGAAGCTCATAAATCACCACAGGCTCCGCCTTGCCCACCACGTTGACGGCGTCCAGTTCCCGGGCCACCACGTATTCCTTGCATTGCTCGTAAGTGGACTCGCTGATCATGGTGTAGGTGCCGTAAACCTTGTTGACGCCCTCCAGGCGGGCGGCGATATTCACTGTGTCGCCCATCATGGTGTAGTCAAAGCGTTTGGACGACCCCATGTTGCCCACGACGGCCAGGCCGGTGTTCATGCCGATGCGCATGTGCAGGATGGGCCTGCCTTCCTGGGCGAAGCGCTCCCGGAGTTCCACCAGCTTCCTTTGCATTTCCACGCAGGCGATGGCGGCCCTGGCGGCATGGTCCGGCATTACGTTGGGAGCGCCGAAAAAGGCGATGATGGCGTCGCCCTCGTACTTGTCCACCGTGCCTTCGTTATCCAGGATGATTTCCGTCATCTCGGAAAGGAAGATGTTCAGCAGTTCAACCAGGGCGGTAGCCGTCAATTTTTCCGAAATGGAGGTAAAGCCCTGGACGTCGGAGAAAAAGGCGGTGATTTCGCGCTGCTCGCCGCCCAGTTTCAGGCTTTCCCTGTCCTTGATAACCTGGTTGACCACGCTGGGCGCCAGATAAGTGGAAAAGGCGTCCTTGATAAACCGCTTGTCCTTTTCTTCCGTGAGATACTTGTACACCGTCATGGCCACGTAGGCGATCACCACAATGCTCAAAGGATAGACCATGCTCAGAATGGTTCCCCGTGTAAAAAGGAACAGGCATAAGCCGATATATCCGCCTGTAAGGGCCACGGCGGTCAGCAGGCCGGGCACAACCGGAAAACGCGGGATTGCAAAGCCAAGCACGCTGGCCACGATGATGATGGTGAACACGTCCAGAAAAAAGGACAAGTTGGTTCTGCGCAAATAATCGCCCCGGAGGATGTTATCCACCACGTTGGCGTGAATTTCCAGCCCCGGATAATTGTGCTGGGTGAACGGCGTCACCCGGAGATCGAAGATGCCGATGGCGGTGGCGCCAACCAGAACGATTTTATCCTTAAACGTTCCTGCGGGAATCCTGCCTTCGATAATATCGGTTACGGGAATATGCTCAAAAGATTTCGCTCCTCCGCGATAATTGATCATAAAGCGGCCCGACTCGTCCGTGGGAATTTTTCGGTCGCCCAACTGGACGGACGACACGCCGAATTCTTCAATATTCAAGGAAAGGTCGGTTCCTTCATAAGCCGCCAGGGTCTGAAGCGACAAGGGCGCGTAATACCCCCCTTCGCATTCAATGACCATGTTCAGCCACCGGAAGGTGCCGTCCTGGTCCGGCGTCATATTGAAATACCCGGAATGCTCGGTAACGTTTGAAATTTCAGGAATATTCGACTGAGGCATAAAGGCGTCGGGAAGTTGGATCCTTAAGGCCTGCTGGCCGCTGAATTTAACATGCGAATACTTGGAGCCTTTGGTCTGGTCGATATGGGCTTGCACCTCCTCACGGGTGACATTGGTGAGGCCCTCGGAAGTTTTTTGAAAAAAGTATCCCAGAACGATGGGGGATTTTGAATTCTTAATGGACCGGGCGAGCGTTTTATCGTG harbors:
- a CDS encoding 3-deoxy-D-manno-octulosonic acid transferase, with amino-acid sequence MFWGYSRLVSKTPEDFSQRLGLYPGRTRAQAEGKPKIWMHASSVGEVGVAKAVSDALKAMAPEAGFVISAGTHFGRERARVLFGDSAAAVYAPLDFKAPVQKALRWFRPDVLVLLETELWPQWILQAANMGIPTVMANGRISSRSIKSYLRVKSFFTEILGAMSAFSMISLDDAQRIKAMGAPPDRIAVNGNAKYDFLADHARSMSDAPLHSLPPQDSGPVIVAGSTRNGEEEAILDMMVQVRKKHPNATLILAPRHIERKAEAAAIIQGRGLTHETFSALEERGAPLKAPVLLVDRMGCLLNLYSLADVVFCGASLVELGGQNVLEPASWGKPVLYGPHMDDFAEARDLLEAAGGGRTVRDREDLTNQMLDLLNDPRAAKEMGARALSCIQSRRGAAARHAAVIRRFID
- a CDS encoding penicillin-binding protein activator codes for the protein MGNIKRAARLCCLLIAVLLAATSCGGKKILPGKSTRPAATQRGDEQLFAKAEKMYAAKQYAYAERLYQQYLTKYPRSALAPAAWLQIAQMAVDNQKYEKARDAYRKILAKYPASAMVTDARWGILNTYYKEERYEALIPMLRQMASSSKTAQERVRALSLLGDVYMSWGEAEKALDSYMKAHSQARAGEKDLLFMKMEKVLDLLSFSQAETILGKSGDCSVKGLLALKLAHQEIGGEQWTQAQETLEKLLADCPDQQTAGEAQVLLDDLKQMEGFQQSAIGVLLPLSGPYERFGNQLLSGIEMAISLHNVTNPGRAYRMEVRDTQGDPIMAAQGFRELAEQNVSLVIGPMLAADAVMAPAKEFGVPSIVFTQKQSVAEQGGYLFRNYLTLPMQARTLVTYARETLGLNRFAILFPNDDYGRANMSIFWQEVVRQGGMVTGVESYEPKQTDFADPIKKLVGLYYDRPEVEEETPAIEEELDEEAASKGDEEPDPIIDFDVLYMPDSPSVSGLVMPQLKFHDVNGVLLMGPNLWHSPKLIDIGGVYANGAVMPDIFFKQSPDPKVREFISLYEDTYGSSPGFLEALGYDSANLTLELMSQPQVYSRESLRHALSQADFHGVTGRTFFDETGEVDKDLYLLKIERGRFVQVPKPEPKSVFSITGTPNERPY
- a CDS encoding HAD family hydrolase, which encodes MEKETNPLGNNIKAVVFDCDGVMFDSAEANRRYYDAVLARFGKPPMDEQDFAYAHMHTAFETLERLFGSGEGLKKALQAAKDLTYFPFVRLMRMEPYLMHLLTWLKPNYHLAVATNRTNTMDAVISEHGLTGFFDLVVTSMDVKAPKPDPGQLYKIMEAYSLSGDQVAYLGDSVVDEQAARTAGVKFVAVANPNLEADVHIKMLVEMEDILGRQ
- a CDS encoding DUF1573 domain-containing protein translates to MEVKRVFFRIGVFVALLPLVCIHPASAADAPRPAADGPAIAFDATSFDFEKALDNDLVTHKFFFTNTGNSVLEINQVKVTCGCTTTSYTRRTAPGEKGSVEIRVNTRGYGGSTMRKVVYVMSNAPANPKVALRISGKVIRFAKISPLSVSLNKESIQDSGAVGSVKIVPIEEYPFKITDLSASKNARFSYKLEDYAHGSRKGWILTVTDPKPQGRYMGSVYVHTDSPVRPKLEVRVYGNFTDKKPSVIKRMEPKEQT
- a CDS encoding OS_HP2 family (seleno)protein, which encodes MKAAGLFKKTIVCAAMVFFLCGAPLLAAEEGADVPKEAPAITFASTEYKFESVLEGDLITHQYIFKNTGTQNLEIKQVKVGUGCTATSFTRSTSPGGEGKVEIRVNTKGYAGRTLHKTMRVITNDPKNPEVVLKVSGPVAAFADIKPATISLRGDAGEPISGQAVIKSLDKYPFDIVRTTATANAKFTYELEKMDKEGETGWILKVTDPDPQGRYTGTVYLHTDNKIRPQLEVRVYGNFFKKKLSQAQSPAPPPKN
- a CDS encoding tetratricopeptide repeat protein, whose protein sequence is MKRSQPWLVLTVLACLVFFPSACKHRDRTSQAELDTPRHHVIAGSVFLQSEKYDSALREFQRARELDPAFAPAYIGLGILASLDQNCPSGLALMQQAESLAHNDDERVQVLIGFIRVYSGCREKLDANWLSLVEKTYRQARQIDSQNAALWYYTGAAYKSVSDLDRAKEFFDDVRDYSNDPFLNKKAKEALAHIKEIVEAKPATEAGKKIVLKPFITRAEFSYLLIQEGKAAFLASGRTAALPADVKGHPYLEEIGLAIAMGVPGMEVDEKGAFRPEDKVTRCQYAGVMAAMLKKGLGESRRLSPETVETSPFSDMTDNEDCLESMMIALQNGMLESMDRRAKTIGPQQPISGVDALLGIRAFARQVNKSGS
- a CDS encoding CHASE2 domain-containing protein; its protein translation is MKQYLKRFIGVNPLTLTLLTIIIGLAAYSFKPSFMEFMELKTVDLRFQARGKIDPGPEVVLAVIDEKSLEEQGKWIWPRNKLAKMIDRLSGDGAAVIGFDIGFLEEDQNSTTNTVEQIERTLQSRGLSDDEVVAELERMKVLGDHDKTLARSIKNSKSPIVLGYFFQKTSEGLTNVTREEVQAHIDQTKGSKYSHVKFSGQQALRIQLPDAFMPQSNIPEISNVTEHSGYFNMTPDQDGTFRWLNMVIECEGGYYAPLSLQTLAAYEGTDLSLNIEEFGVSSVQLGDRKIPTDESGRFMINYRGGAKSFEHIPVTDIIEGRIPAGTFKDKIVLVGATAIGIFDLRVTPFTQHNYPGLEIHANVVDNILRGDYLRRTNLSFFLDVFTIIIVASVLGFAIPRFPVVPGLLTAVALTGGYIGLCLFLFTRGTILSMVYPLSIVVIAYVAMTVYKYLTEEKDKRFIKDAFSTYLAPSVVNQVIKDRESLKLGGEQREITAFFSDVQGFTSISEKLTATALVELLNIFLSEMTEIILDNEGTVDKYEGDAIIAFFGAPNVMPDHAARAAIACVEMQRKLVELRERFAQEGRPILHMRIGMNTGLAVVGNMGSSKRFDYTMMGDTVNIAARLEGVNKVYGTYTMISESTYEQCKEYVVARELDAVNVVGKAEPVVIYELLGLTGEVDNHMEQMIEHYANGLAAYRQQQWKEAVGHFDKALAFDPGDPPSLTMKKRCIEYFKTPPAKDWNGAYTMTSK